From Medicago truncatula cultivar Jemalong A17 chromosome 7, MtrunA17r5.0-ANR, whole genome shotgun sequence, a single genomic window includes:
- the LOC25498552 gene encoding L-type lectin-domain containing receptor kinase S.4 has product MLQTLIPFLLFFFVPVLSQVDQLLYTGFKDVGPKNLTLNGIAEIEKNGIIRLTNETSRLLGHAFYPQPFQIKNKTTGKVFSFSSSFALACVPEYPKLGGHGMAFTIVPSKDLKALPSQYLGLLNSSDVGNFSNHLFAVEFDTVQDFEFGDINDNHVGIDINSMRSNATITAGYYSDDDMVHNISIKGGKPILVWVDYDSSLELISVTLSPTSNKPKKPILTFHMDLSPLFLDTMYVGFSASTGLLASSHYVLGWSFKINGPAPFLDLSKLPKLPHPKKKHTSLILGLSLGSALIVLCSMAFGFYIYRKIKNADVIEAWELEVGPHRYTYQELKKATKGFKEKQLLGQGGFGKVYNGILPKSKIQVAVKRVSHESKQGLREFVSEIASIGRLRHRNLVMLLGWCRRRGDLLLVYDYMANGSLDKYLFEDSEYVLSWEQRFKIIKGVASGLLYLHEGYEQVVIHRDVKASNVLLDFELNGRLGDFGLARLYEHGANPGTTRVVGTLGYLAPELPRTGRATTSSDVFAFGALLLEVVCGRRPIEPKASQDELVLVDWVWERFKEGRAFEVVDPKLNGDFVETEVMMVLKLGLICSNDVPTIRPSMRQVVRILDGEVELPNEMRKPGGIDSQEGFDEFLNSLGTSNSFDQMSSSSYNGKRDIDNTSFITFGNSPQSSLLNARGETR; this is encoded by the coding sequence ATGCTTCAAACTTTGATACCatttttattgttcttttttgTACCAGTTTTGTCTCAAGTTGACCAACTACTATACACAGGTTTTAAGGATGTTGGTCCAAAAAACCTAACCTTAAATGGTATAGCAGAGATAGAAAAAAATGGTATAATAAGATTAACAAATGAAACAAGTAGATTATTGGGTCATGCTTTTTATCCTCAACCATTTCAGATAAAGAACAAAACTACTGGTAAAGTTTTCTCTTTCTCATCATCTTTTGCACTTGCTTGTGTTCCTGAATATCCTAAACTTGGTGGCCATGGCATGGCTTTTACTATAGTCCCTTCAAAAGATCTCAAAGCTTTACCTAGTCAATATCTTGGTCTTCTGAATTCAAGTGATGTTGGTAATTTCTCTAACCATCTTTTTGCTGTTGAGTTTGACACTGTTCAAGATTTTGAGTTTGGTGATATTAATGATAACCATGTTGGTATAGATATTAATAGTATGCGTTCAAATGCAACTATTACTGCTGGTTATTATAGTGATGATGATATGGTTCATAATATTAGTATTAAAGGTGGAAAACCAATTTTAGTTTGGGTTGATTATGATTCTTCATTGGAACTTATTAGTGTTACACTTTCACCAACTTCTAATAAGCCTAAAAAACCtattttgacttttcatatGGATCTATCACCTCTTTTTCTTGATACTATGTATGTTGGTTTCTCTGCTTCAACTGGTTTACTTGCTAGCTCTCATTATGTTTTGGGATGGagttttaaaattaatgggCCGGCGCCTTTTCTTGATTTGTCCAAACTACCAAAGCTTCCACATCCTAAGAAGAAACATACTTCTTTGATACTCGGTTTATCGCTCGGATCTGCTTTGATTGTATTGTGTTCTATGGCATTTGGTTTTTACATTTATAGAAAAATCAAGAATGCTGATGTTATTGAAGCTTGGGAGCTTGAAGTTGGACCACATAGATATACTTATCAAGAGCTGAAGAAAGCTACAAAAGGTTTCAAGGAGAAACAGTTGCTTGGGCAGGGTGGTTTTGGCAAAGTTTACAATGGGATATTGCCGAAATCGAAGATTCAAGTGGCTGTTAAGAGAGTTTCACATGAGTCAAAACAAGGGCTAAGGGAATTTGTGTCTGAAATCGCTAGCATAGGCCGGCTTCGCCACAGGAATTTGGTTATGTTACTCGGATGGTGTCGTCGCAGAGGTGACCTTTTGCTTGTGTATGATTACATGGCGAATGGAAGCTTGGACAAGTACTTGTTTGAAGATTCAGAATATGTGCTAAGTTGGGAACAGAGGTTTAAGATAATAAAGGGTGTTGCTTCAGGTCTTTTGTATCTACATGAAGGCTATGAGCAAGTGGTAATCCATAGAGATGTTAAAGCTAGCAATGTGCTGTTGGATTTTGAACTCAATGGAAGATTAGGCGATTTCGGATTGGCAAGGTTGTATGAACATGGTGCTAATCCAGGCACAACAAGAGTGGTGGGAACATTAGGCTATTTGGCACCGGAGTTACCTAGAACAGGACGAGCAACAACAAGCTCCGATGTTTTTGCATTCGGCGCGCTTCTTCTCGAGGTTGTTTGTGGAAGAAGGCCTATTGAACCTAAGGCATCACAAGATGAGTTGGTATTGGTGGATTGGGTGTGGGAAAGGTTCAAAGAAGGAAGAGCATTTGAAGTAGTTGATCCTAAATTGAatggtgattttgttgaaactgAGGTAATGatggttttgaaattaggtTTGATATGTTCAAATGATGTTCCAACTATAAGGCCTAGTATGAGACAAGTAGTGAGGATTTTGGATGGAGAAGTTGAGTTACCAAATGAAATGAGAAAACCAGGTGGTATTGATTCACAAGAAGGATTTGATGAATTCTTGAATTCTCTTGGAACTTCTAACTCATTTGATCAAATGAGTTCAAGTTCTTATAATGGAAAGAGAGATATTGATAATACTAGTTTTATCACTTTTGGTAATTCACCTCAATCATCACTTCTCAATGCTAGAGGAGAAACAAGGTGA
- the LOC25498553 gene encoding L-type lectin-domain containing receptor kinase S.4, translating to MPTHLQFLVTFLPFLFVQVLSQVDQLLYTGFKDGGASNLTLNGVAKIEKNGIIRLTNDSSKLMGHAFYSQPFQLKNSTTGKAFSFSSTFAIAVVPEYPRVGGHGMAFTIAPTKDLNALPIQYLGLFNASNVFGNFSNHIFAVEFDTAQDFEFDDINDNHVGIDINSLRSNASVTAGYYTDNSTKQDLNIKSGKPILVWVDYDSSLNLISVTLSPTSIKPKKPILSFHVDLSPIFHDTMYVGFSASTGNLAAFHYLLGWSFKINGVAPFLDLSSLPQLPQPKKKQTSLIVGVSLTASVIALCSIAFAIYIFRKIKNADVIEAWELEVGPHRYSYEELKKATKGFKEKELLGQGGFGKVYNGILPKSKIQVAVKRVSHESKQGLREFVSEIASIGRLRHRNLVQLLGWCRRRGDLLLVYDFMSNGSLDKYLFEDSEIVLSWEQRFKIIKGVAAGLLFLHEGYEQVVIHRDVKASNVLLDCELNGRLGDFGLARLYEHGANPGTTRVVGTLGYLAPELPRTGKASTSSDVFAFGALLLEVACGRRPIEPKALQEELVLVEWVWERYKEGRILEVMDPKLNGDFNESEVMMVLKLGLMCSNDVPTIRPSIRQVVRILDGEVELPNEMRKPRGIDSQEGFDEFLHSLGTSSFDKTNSSSYLGTSSFDNT from the coding sequence ATGCCAACCCATCTTCAATTCTTGGTAACATTTTTGCCATTCCTTTTTGTTCAAGTATTGTCCCAAGTTGACCAACTACTATACACAGGTTTTAAGGATGGTGGTGCCAGCAATTTAACCTTAAACGGTGTTGCAAAGATAGAGAAAAATGGAATAATAAGATTAACAAATGATTCAAGCAAATTAATGGGCCATGCTTTTTACTCTCAACCTTTTCAGCTAAAGAACTCAACAACTGGTAAAgctttttccttttcatcaaCCTTTGCTATTGCTGTTGTTCCTGAGTATCCTAGAGTTGGTGGTCATGGCATGGCTTTCACAATAGCACCTACTAAGGATCTCAATGCTTTACCTATTCAATATCTTGGTCTTTTCAATGCAAGCAATGTTTTTGGTAATTTCTCTAACCATATTTTTGCTGTCGAGTTTGACACTGCTCAAGACTTTGAGtttgatgatattaatgataACCATGTTGGTATAGACATCAATAGTTTGAGGTCAAATGCTTCTGTTACTGCTGGTTATTACACTGATAATTCAACCAAACAAGATCTTAATATTAAAAGTGGGAAACCAATTCTTGTTTGGGTTGATTATGATTCTTCATTGAATCTTATTAGTGTTACACTTTCTCCAACTTCAATTAAACCGAAAAAACCGATCTTGTCCTTTCATGTGGATCTATCTCCTATTTTTCATGATACTATGTATGTTGGTTTCTCTGCTTCAACTGGTAATCTTGCAGCCTTTCATTACTTGTTGGGTTGGAGTTTCAAAATCAATGGAGTAGCACCATTTCTTGACTTGTCTTCACTTCCACAACTTCCACAACCAAAGAAGAAACAAACTTCTTTGATAGTTGGTGTTTCACTCACAGCTTCTGTGATTGCTTTGTGCTCTATAGCATTTGCTATTTACATTTTCAGAAAAATCAAGAATGCTGATGTTATTGAAGCATGGGAGCTTGAAGTTGGGCCACATAGATACTCCTATGAAGAGCTCAAGAAAGCTACAAAAGGTTTCAAGGAGAAAGAGTTGCTTGGGCAGGGTGGTTTTGGGAAAGTTTACAATGGAATATTGCCGAAATCGAAGATTCAAGTGGCTGTTAAGAGAGTTTCACATGAATCAAAACAAGGGTTGAGAGAATTTGTATCTGAAATTGCAAGCATAGGCCGGCTTCGCCATCGGAATTTGGTTCAGTTACTTGGGTGGTGTCGCCGCAGAGGCGACCTCCTACTTGTGTACGATTTCATGTCAAATGGAAGCTTAGACAAATACTTGTTTGAAGATTCAGAAATTGTGCTAAGTTGGGAACAAAGGTTTAAGATAATAAAGGGTGTTGCTGCAGGTCTTTTGTTTCTACATGAAGGTTATGAGCAAGTGGTAATACATAGAGATGTTAAGGCTAGTAATGTTCTCTTAGATTGCGAACTCAATGGAAGATTAGGTGATTTTGGATTGGCAAGGTTGTATGAACATGGTGCTAATCCCGGCACGACAAGAGTGGTGGGAACATTAGGCTATTTGGCACCAGAATTGCCTAGAACAGGAAAGGCATCTACAAGCTCCGACGTTTTTGCATTCGGCGCGCTTCTTCTCGAGGTTGCTTGCGGAAGAAGGCCTATTGAACCTAAGGCATTACAAGAAGAACTGGTGTTGGTGGAATGGGTGTGGGAAAGGTACAAAGAAGGAAGAATACTTGAAGTAATGGATCCTAAATTGAATGGTGATTTCAATGAAAGTGAGGTGATGATGGTGTTGAAATTAGGGTTGATGTGTTCAAATGATGTTCCTACTATTAGGCCTAGCATAAGACAAGTAGTGAGGATTTTGGATGGAGAAGTTGAGTTACCAAATGAAATGAGAAAGCCAAGAGGTATTGATTCACAAGAGGGGTTTGATGAGTTTTTGCATTCTCTTGGAACTTCTTCATTTGATAAGACTAATTCAAGCTCCTATCTTGGAACTTCTTCATTTGATAACACATGA
- the LOC25498554 gene encoding uncharacterized protein translates to MARCRGSNLCLPFFHVEEPSSLDTLGILSFDAVKTMCRLISLYKSLTDIEIHKLRRHIIKSKGVSHLNSHDECFLLNLACAERLEDLNLAAIAVSRLGSRCSDKSLTHFEAVYAQIKNGAVDLKKLEFGTRNVEKIIERMEKLVYATRNLHNAMESLSEVEVSEKKIQKWKTMKANNGLKVKVEDFNDRIVFHRRQVQYYKQISLWNISFDKVVGLMAQIICLVYARISFVFGSLITGCNNNNNNNNDAKVKGVFRMKMENRCCRIQHSELYKINLCIFDKDEKKKNHFGHVLKSNRMGVIRFHNHSPVLAMASCGVGEVAAKNNSVFRLAPPTTVGGVGLSQRYANVILFTERIVHASAAIGDDARKLLYEMLPERLKVKLRGKLRKMRLKWEETSDEEEEGEEEWTTSERRGAAEEVMNWLAPLAHDTLKWQAERNLEKQKFETKPTVLLMQTLHYSNLEKVDEAIVDVLVGLSCAYWNQKQW, encoded by the coding sequence ATGGCTCGTTGTCGTGGTTCTAATTTATGTTTACCATTCTTTCACGTCGAAGAACCATCATCTTTGGATACCCTTGGTATCCTTTCATTTGACGCTGTTAAAACAATGTGTCGTCTTATCTCCCTTTACAAATCATTAACGGACATTGAAATTCACAAACTTCGTCGCCACATTATCAAATCCAAAGGTGTGTCCCACCTTAATTCCCACGACGAATGTTTCCTCTTAAACCTCGCTTGCGCCGAACGCCTCGAAGATCTCAACTTAGCTGCCATCGCCGTTTCACGTCTCGGCTCACGCTGCTCCGACAAGAGCCTCACCCATTTCGAAGCAGTGTACGCCCAGATTAAAAACGGCGCGGTTGATTTGAAAAAACTCGAATTTGGTACGAGAAATGTTGAGAAAATAATTGAGAGAATGGAGAAACTTGTTTATGCAACAAGGAATCTTCATAATGCTATGGAATCTTTGTCGGAAGTGGAAGTTTCGGAAAAGAAGATACAAAAATGGAAAACAATGAAAGCTAATAATGGGCTTAAAGTGAAAGTTGAAGATTTCAATGATAGAATTGTTTTTCATAGAAGACAAGTTCaatattacaaacaaatttCGCTTTGGAATATTTCGTTTGATAAAGTTGTTGGATTAATGGCTCAAATTATTTGCCTTGTCTATGCTAGaatctcttttgtttttggCTCTTTGATTACGggttgcaacaacaacaataacaacaacaatgatgCTAAGGTTAAGGGTGTTTTTCgaatgaaaatggaaaatcGTTGTTGTAGAATTCAACATAGTGAGTTGTACAAAATAAACCTTTGTATCTTTGATAAAGACGAGAAAAAGAAGAATCATTTTGGTCATGTTTTGAAGAGCAATAGAATGGGTGTTATTCGGTTTCATAATCATTCTCCGGTGCTAGCAATGGCTTCTTGCGGTGTAGGTGAGGTGGCGGCGAAGAATAATAGTGTTTTCCGGTTGGCACCGCCGACAACGGTTGGTGGGGTAGGGCTATCACAAAGGTATGCAAATGTGATTCTTTTCACTGAGAGGATTGTGCATGCTTCGGCGGCGATTGGAGACGACGCTCGAAAGCTATTATACGAGATGTTACCGGAGAGGTTGAAGGTGAAGTTGAGAGGAAAATTGAGGAAAATGCGGTTGAAATGGGAGGAAACTTCGGACGAAGAGGAAGAGGGGGAGGAGGAATGGACGACATCTGAACGGCGCGGCGCCGCGGAGGAGGTGATGAATTGGTTGGCACCATTGGCACATGATACATTGAAGTGGCAGGCAGAGAGGAATTTAGAGAAACAAAAGTTTGAGACTAAACCAACTGTGTTATTGATGCAAACTTTGCATTACTCTAATTTGGAGAAAGTGGATGAAGCAATTGTTGATGTTTTGGTTGGTTTGAGTTGTGCATATTGGAACCAAAAACAATGGTAG
- the LOC112416350 gene encoding uncharacterized protein isoform X1, translating into MNAMCICRCLHPKLKSKSSIIPWIEIKCPMQTNGIDCGYFVMRFMKEIILANQDMIPENYFGDYKCKTYSKDKLVEVEEDWATFMVEYLRDYIAQRLKL; encoded by the exons ATGAA TGCCATGTGTATTTGCCGTTGCCTTCATCCCAAGTTAAAATCAAAGTCAAGTATAATCCCATGGATAGAAATAAAG TGTCCTATGCAAACTAATGGCATTGATTGTGGCTATTTTGTCATGCGATTTATGAAAGAGATAATATTGGCAAATCAAGACATGATCCCCGAAAAT TACTTTGGAGATTACAAATGTAAAACCTATTCTAAAGATAAGCTAGTTGAGGTCGAGGAGGATTGGGCAACCTTTATGGTCGAGTATCTTA GAGACTATATTGCTCAGAGACTTAAACTGTAA
- the LOC112416350 gene encoding uncharacterized protein isoform X2, with product MCICRCLHPKLKSKSSIIPWIEIKCPMQTNGIDCGYFVMRFMKEIILANQDMIPENYFGDYKCKTYSKDKLVEVEEDWATFMVEYLRDYIAQRLKL from the exons ATGTGTATTTGCCGTTGCCTTCATCCCAAGTTAAAATCAAAGTCAAGTATAATCCCATGGATAGAAATAAAG TGTCCTATGCAAACTAATGGCATTGATTGTGGCTATTTTGTCATGCGATTTATGAAAGAGATAATATTGGCAAATCAAGACATGATCCCCGAAAAT TACTTTGGAGATTACAAATGTAAAACCTATTCTAAAGATAAGCTAGTTGAGGTCGAGGAGGATTGGGCAACCTTTATGGTCGAGTATCTTA GAGACTATATTGCTCAGAGACTTAAACTGTAA